One window from the genome of Streptococcus salivarius encodes:
- the ilvD gene encoding dihydroxy-acid dehydratase: MRSDMIKVGVDKAPARGLLYATGQVKSANDMQKPFIAICNSYIDIVPGHVHLRELADIAKEAIREAGGIPFEFNTIGVDDGIAMGHIGMRYSLPSRELIADSAETVINAHWFDGVFYIPNCDKITPGMILAAMRTNVPAVFCSGGPMKGGVDMTGHQATLSSLFEAVGTYQAGDMSKEELDYLEKNACPTCGSCSGMFTANSMNCLMEVLGLALPGNGTILAVSDERRELVRQAAIKLMDNIKNNVRPRDIVTKEAIDDAFALDMAMGGSTNTVLHTLAIAREAGIDYDLKDINEIAKKTPYLSKIAPSSVYTMHDVHEAGGVPAIINQLIKKGAIKGDRITVTSKTLKENVAGAEIKNEEIIHPIENPISPVGGLSILYGNIAQDGAVIKVGGVDPSVKTFRGKAICCDSQNQALELIDNGTVKKGHVVVIRYEGPQGGPGMPEMLAPTSKIVGRGLGKDVALITDGRFSGATRGIAIGHVSPEAAEGGNIALIEDGDEIVIDLPNRTLDLLVDDATLEERRKHLKPFKSKISSGWLRRYTAFAKSANVGGTLMSDEEFEERKAERQAQEKN, encoded by the coding sequence ATGAGAAGTGATATGATCAAAGTTGGTGTTGATAAGGCACCAGCACGCGGACTTTTGTATGCGACTGGGCAAGTTAAATCTGCCAATGATATGCAAAAGCCCTTCATTGCTATTTGTAACTCTTATATTGATATTGTTCCAGGGCATGTTCACTTGCGTGAATTAGCAGATATTGCCAAGGAAGCCATCCGCGAGGCTGGCGGTATTCCTTTTGAGTTTAATACCATTGGTGTGGATGATGGGATTGCCATGGGGCATATTGGGATGCGTTACAGTCTTCCATCTCGTGAATTGATTGCCGATTCTGCAGAAACAGTTATTAATGCCCACTGGTTTGACGGGGTTTTCTACATTCCTAACTGTGATAAGATTACACCAGGGATGATTTTGGCGGCCATGCGTACTAATGTGCCAGCAGTATTTTGTTCTGGTGGCCCTATGAAGGGTGGCGTTGACATGACTGGTCACCAAGCGACGCTATCAAGTTTGTTTGAAGCTGTAGGTACCTATCAGGCTGGAGATATGAGCAAGGAAGAGCTCGATTATTTGGAGAAAAATGCTTGTCCAACTTGTGGTTCATGCTCAGGAATGTTTACCGCTAACTCAATGAACTGTTTGATGGAAGTTTTGGGCCTTGCCCTTCCAGGTAACGGTACTATCCTAGCCGTTTCAGATGAACGTCGTGAATTGGTTCGTCAGGCAGCCATAAAATTGATGGATAACATCAAAAATAATGTTCGCCCACGTGATATTGTGACCAAAGAAGCCATCGATGATGCGTTTGCTCTAGATATGGCCATGGGTGGTTCAACCAATACTGTTCTTCATACGCTTGCTATTGCGCGTGAGGCCGGTATTGACTATGATCTTAAAGACATTAACGAGATTGCCAAGAAGACACCTTATCTCTCTAAAATTGCACCTTCAAGTGTTTACACTATGCATGATGTCCATGAAGCTGGTGGTGTTCCAGCCATTATCAATCAGTTGATTAAAAAAGGAGCCATTAAGGGTGATCGTATTACAGTTACTAGTAAAACTTTGAAAGAAAACGTAGCTGGTGCTGAAATCAAGAATGAAGAAATTATCCATCCAATTGAGAATCCTATCTCACCAGTTGGTGGTTTGTCTATCCTTTACGGAAATATTGCTCAGGATGGAGCTGTTATCAAGGTCGGTGGTGTAGATCCATCTGTTAAAACTTTCCGTGGTAAAGCTATTTGTTGTGATTCACAAAATCAGGCCCTTGAGTTGATTGATAATGGAACAGTTAAGAAGGGCCATGTCGTTGTCATTCGTTACGAAGGTCCTCAGGGTGGACCTGGTATGCCAGAAATGTTGGCACCAACTTCTAAGATTGTCGGACGCGGTCTTGGTAAGGATGTGGCTCTGATTACGGATGGTCGTTTCTCAGGAGCTACTCGTGGTATTGCGATTGGTCACGTTTCTCCAGAAGCAGCAGAAGGTGGTAATATCGCCCTAATCGAAGATGGCGATGAAATCGTGATTGACCTACCAAATCGTACCCTTGATCTGCTTGTAGATGATGCAACCCTTGAAGAACGTCGCAAACATTTGAAACCTTTCAAATCAAAAATTTCAAGTGGTTGGTTGCGTCGCTATACAGCCTTTGCTAAATCAGCCAATGTTGGCGGAACTTTGATGAGTGACGAAGAATTCGAAGAACGTAAAGCAGAACGTCAAGCACAAGAAAAAAACTAA
- a CDS encoding DAK2 domain-containing protein, translated as MSKITTSLLQEMVQAAATRLGKQAEYVNSLNVFPVPDGDTGTNMGMTMDNGAKAVADQSASTVGEVGQILSKGLLMGARGNSGVITSQLFRGFGQSIKDKTELDGQDLAHAFQAGVEVAYKAVMKPVEGTILTVSRGAASAAIKKAESTNDAVEVMRAALDGAKAALAKTPEMLPVLKEVGVVDSGGQGLVFIYEGFLSALTGEYIASEDFQATPATMTEMINAEHHKSVAGHVATEDITFGYCTEIMIGLKQGPTYVKDFDYEEFQNYLSNLGDSLLVVNDDEIVKVHVHTEDPGLVMQEGLKYGALVKVKVDNMRNQHDAQVQKEEAIQATPSAPKDFALIAVVAGDGLADIFKSQGVDYVISGGQTMNPSTEDIVKAIEQVNAKNVIILPNNKNIFMAAQSAAEVVDVNAAVVETRTVPQGFTSLLAFDPSQSIEANVEAMTASLSDVTSGSVTLAVRDTTIDGLEIHENDILGMVDGKILVSTPDMDQALLDTFDKMIDEDSEIVMIYVGEEGNQEQAQALAEKLEEAHEDIEVEIFQGDQPVYPYLFSVE; from the coding sequence GTGTCTAAAATTACAACAAGCTTGCTTCAGGAGATGGTCCAAGCGGCAGCAACACGTTTAGGTAAGCAAGCAGAATATGTGAATTCACTCAATGTCTTCCCAGTACCAGATGGAGATACTGGAACAAACATGGGAATGACTATGGATAACGGAGCCAAAGCTGTCGCAGATCAATCAGCTTCAACAGTTGGTGAAGTTGGTCAGATTTTATCTAAAGGTCTTTTGATGGGTGCCCGTGGTAACTCGGGTGTTATCACGTCACAATTGTTCCGTGGATTTGGTCAAAGTATCAAGGATAAAACGGAACTTGACGGCCAAGATCTAGCTCATGCCTTCCAAGCAGGTGTTGAAGTTGCCTATAAAGCAGTTATGAAACCTGTCGAAGGAACAATCCTTACAGTATCACGTGGTGCAGCTTCAGCAGCGATTAAGAAAGCTGAATCTACGAATGATGCTGTTGAGGTTATGCGTGCAGCTCTCGATGGAGCTAAGGCTGCCTTGGCTAAGACACCAGAGATGCTTCCAGTTTTGAAAGAAGTTGGTGTGGTAGACTCAGGTGGTCAAGGTTTGGTCTTCATTTATGAAGGTTTCTTGTCAGCCCTCACAGGTGAGTATATCGCTTCAGAGGACTTCCAAGCGACACCTGCTACGATGACAGAGATGATTAATGCAGAACACCATAAGTCAGTTGCTGGTCATGTTGCAACAGAAGACATTACCTTCGGTTACTGTACGGAAATCATGATTGGTCTCAAACAAGGTCCGACTTATGTGAAAGACTTTGACTATGAAGAGTTCCAAAATTACTTGAGTAACCTTGGGGATTCTCTTCTTGTGGTTAACGACGATGAAATTGTAAAAGTTCACGTCCATACAGAGGATCCAGGTCTTGTCATGCAAGAAGGTCTTAAATATGGGGCTCTTGTTAAAGTTAAGGTTGACAACATGCGTAACCAACACGATGCACAAGTTCAAAAAGAAGAAGCTATCCAAGCTACACCTTCTGCTCCTAAAGACTTTGCCCTTATTGCAGTTGTTGCTGGAGATGGACTTGCAGATATCTTCAAATCACAAGGTGTTGACTATGTGATTTCAGGTGGTCAAACAATGAACCCATCAACAGAAGATATTGTTAAGGCTATTGAACAGGTCAATGCTAAGAATGTAATCATCTTGCCAAACAATAAAAACATCTTTATGGCAGCGCAATCAGCTGCTGAAGTAGTAGATGTCAATGCGGCTGTTGTTGAAACACGTACAGTTCCACAAGGATTTACAAGTTTGCTTGCTTTTGATCCTAGCCAAAGTATCGAAGCCAATGTTGAAGCTATGACAGCTAGTCTTTCAGATGTAACAAGTGGTAGCGTGACATTGGCGGTACGTGATACAACTATCGATGGTCTTGAGATTCATGAAAATGATATCCTTGGTATGGTGGATGGTAAGATCCTTGTGTCTACACCAGATATGGACCAAGCCCTTCTTGACACCTTTGACAAGATGATTGACGAAGACAGTGAAATTGTTATGATTTACGTCGGCGAAGAAGGTAATCAAGAACAAGCTCAAGCACTTGCGGAAAAATTGGAAGAGGCTCACGAAGATATCGAAGTTGAAATCTTCCAAGGAGACCAACCAGTTTATCCATACCTCTTCAGTGTTGAATAA
- a CDS encoding Asp23/Gls24 family envelope stress response protein — protein sequence MTVKINTKDGQIELSDDVIATVVGGSATEIFGVVGMASKSAIRDNFQALLGKENYAKGVVVKSTDAGITVDVYTVMSYGVKISEVSKNIQERVKFNLENQLGIKAETVNVYVQNIKVVGEN from the coding sequence ATGACTGTAAAAATCAATACAAAAGATGGTCAAATCGAATTGTCAGATGATGTCATCGCAACAGTAGTTGGCGGTTCAGCAACAGAAATTTTTGGCGTTGTCGGTATGGCAAGTAAGAGTGCTATCCGAGATAATTTTCAAGCACTTCTTGGAAAGGAAAACTACGCAAAAGGAGTTGTCGTGAAATCTACTGATGCAGGTATCACTGTGGATGTTTACACTGTTATGAGTTACGGTGTTAAGATTAGTGAGGTTTCAAAAAATATTCAAGAACGTGTGAAATTTAATCTTGAGAATCAACTCGGTATCAAGGCTGAAACAGTAAATGTTTACGTTCAAAATATTAAAGTCGTAGGAGAAAACTAG
- a CDS encoding MATE family efflux transporter has translation MTETKKILNIALPAMAENLLQMLMGVVDSYLVAQVGIVAISGVSVANNIITIYQAIFIALGASSASVIARSLGKGDVKATNRDTWDAIIITLALSLVLGLLSIFGGGAILNLLGTEQSVTQAGSLYLALVGGGVVFLGLMTTFGNILRAKGRPRISMVVSLLTNVLNAILSSLAIFVGHWGIIGVATATVFSRLVGTVILWTAMKLDVKQFEITKPFNKELLGIALPAAGERLMMRAGDVVIVAIIVTFGTAVVGGNAIGENLTQFNYMPGMGVATATVILVANSLGRGDKAQMKRIIRESYWISTFLMVLVSGSILLFGQGLSNLFTDNKAAIAASQVVILYSFLGNPVTSGTLVYTAVWQGLGKAKMPFYATTIGMWLIRIFSGYFLGVSLGMGLAGVWIATVVDNIWRAVFLYVMYRRYLVKRKF, from the coding sequence ATGACAGAAACAAAGAAAATTTTAAACATAGCCTTACCGGCTATGGCTGAAAACCTCTTACAAATGTTGATGGGGGTTGTCGATTCTTACCTAGTAGCTCAGGTTGGTATTGTTGCTATATCGGGGGTTTCCGTGGCCAATAATATCATTACGATTTATCAAGCTATCTTCATTGCCCTGGGGGCTTCGAGTGCTAGTGTCATTGCTAGAAGCCTAGGAAAAGGAGACGTTAAAGCGACTAACAGAGACACCTGGGATGCTATTATTATTACCCTTGCTCTTAGTCTTGTCTTGGGTCTACTCTCTATTTTTGGTGGTGGAGCCATTCTTAATCTTCTGGGTACTGAGCAATCGGTGACTCAGGCTGGTAGTCTCTATCTAGCCCTTGTCGGTGGTGGAGTGGTCTTTTTAGGCTTGATGACCACTTTTGGTAATATTCTACGAGCCAAGGGGCGCCCTCGTATTTCCATGGTTGTCAGTCTTTTGACCAATGTGCTTAATGCTATTTTATCCTCTTTAGCCATATTTGTTGGCCATTGGGGAATTATTGGGGTAGCGACAGCAACGGTTTTTTCTCGTCTGGTTGGGACAGTGATTCTATGGACAGCCATGAAATTGGATGTGAAGCAGTTTGAAATTACCAAACCTTTTAACAAGGAGTTATTGGGGATTGCCCTACCAGCTGCAGGTGAACGACTGATGATGCGTGCGGGTGATGTGGTAATTGTGGCTATTATTGTGACCTTTGGTACAGCTGTTGTCGGTGGTAATGCCATTGGTGAAAACCTTACCCAGTTTAACTATATGCCTGGTATGGGAGTAGCGACAGCGACGGTAATCCTAGTTGCCAATAGTTTGGGTCGAGGGGATAAGGCGCAGATGAAGCGTATTATTCGAGAATCTTACTGGATTTCGACTTTCTTAATGGTTTTGGTTTCAGGAAGCATCTTACTTTTTGGCCAAGGCTTGTCAAACCTCTTTACAGATAATAAAGCAGCCATTGCAGCCAGTCAAGTAGTTATTCTTTATTCTTTCCTTGGGAATCCTGTGACTTCGGGAACTTTAGTCTACACAGCAGTCTGGCAAGGTCTGGGCAAGGCCAAGATGCCTTTTTATGCAACGACTATTGGGATGTGGCTTATCCGAATTTTCTCAGGATACTTCTTGGGTGTAAGCTTGGGGATGGGACTTGCAGGAGTCTGGATTGCAACGGTTGTTGATAATATATGGCGTGCGGTCTTTCTCTACGTGATGTACCGTCGTTATCTCGTAAAGAGAAAGTTTTAA
- the thrC gene encoding threonine synthase, producing the protein MTLVYQSTRDENNKVTASQAILQGLATDGGLFTPLSTPEVALDFDQLKDASYQEVAKLVLSAFLDDFTEEELDYCITNAYDDKFDTAAIAPVVKLKNHYNLELFHGSTIAFKDMALSILPYLLTTSAKKQGVDNKIVILTATSGDTGKAAMAGFADVPGTEIIVFYPKDGVSKIQELQMTTQIGANTHVIAIDGNFDDAQTDVKRMFNDVNLREKLLAHHTQFSSANSMNVGRLVPQVVYYVYAYAQLVKAGHIQNGDKVNFTVPTGNFGNILAAYYARQIGVPVGKLICASNENNVLTDFFATGTYDKKRDFKVTTSPSMDILVSSNLERLIFHLLGNDAAKTKELMDALVTKGEYTLADEDKDILDLFAAGFATEDETAAEIKRVYEEDKYIEDPHTAVASAVYEAYVQKTDDHTPTVIASTASPYKFPRVAVSAVTGKDSGDDFKAVEDLHQLSGVAIPAAVDGLERAEVRHKTVVAAADMQKAVESYLGV; encoded by the coding sequence ATGACACTTGTATACCAATCAACACGTGACGAAAATAATAAAGTAACTGCTAGTCAAGCTATTCTTCAAGGTTTGGCAACAGATGGTGGCTTGTTCACACCATTGTCAACACCTGAGGTTGCTTTGGACTTTGATCAATTGAAAGACGCTTCTTACCAAGAAGTTGCTAAATTGGTCTTGTCAGCTTTCTTGGATGATTTTACGGAAGAGGAATTAGATTACTGTATCACAAATGCTTATGACGACAAGTTTGATACAGCTGCTATTGCACCAGTAGTTAAACTTAAGAACCACTACAACCTTGAACTTTTCCATGGTTCTACTATCGCTTTTAAAGATATGGCCCTTTCAATCTTGCCTTACTTGCTAACAACATCAGCTAAAAAGCAAGGTGTTGATAATAAGATTGTTATTTTGACAGCGACATCAGGTGATACTGGTAAGGCTGCTATGGCTGGTTTTGCAGATGTTCCTGGAACTGAAATTATTGTCTTTTATCCAAAAGACGGTGTTTCAAAAATCCAAGAATTGCAAATGACCACTCAAATAGGAGCTAACACTCACGTTATTGCCATTGATGGTAACTTTGATGATGCCCAAACCGATGTGAAACGTATGTTTAATGATGTTAACTTGCGTGAGAAATTGTTGGCTCATCATACGCAATTCTCATCAGCTAATTCAATGAATGTTGGTCGTTTGGTACCACAAGTGGTTTACTATGTGTATGCCTATGCGCAGTTGGTGAAGGCAGGTCATATCCAAAACGGAGATAAGGTTAACTTCACAGTACCAACAGGAAACTTTGGTAACATCTTGGCGGCTTACTATGCACGTCAAATTGGTGTCCCAGTTGGTAAATTAATCTGTGCTTCTAACGAAAATAATGTCCTTACAGACTTCTTTGCAACAGGTACTTATGACAAGAAACGCGACTTCAAGGTAACAACAAGTCCTTCTATGGATATCTTGGTATCTTCTAACTTAGAACGCTTGATTTTCCACCTTCTTGGTAATGATGCAGCTAAGACTAAAGAGCTTATGGATGCACTTGTGACTAAGGGTGAGTACACTTTGGCTGATGAAGATAAAGATATTCTTGATTTGTTTGCAGCAGGATTTGCAACTGAGGATGAAACAGCTGCTGAAATCAAACGTGTTTATGAGGAAGACAAGTATATTGAAGATCCTCACACAGCAGTTGCCTCAGCTGTTTACGAAGCCTATGTTCAAAAGACAGATGATCACACCCCAACTGTTATCGCTTCAACAGCTAGCCCATACAAGTTCCCACGTGTGGCTGTTTCAGCTGTTACTGGTAAAGACAGTGGTGATGACTTCAAAGCGGTAGAAGATTTGCATCAACTTTCAGGTGTAGCTATCCCAGCTGCTGTAGATGGACTTGAACGTGCAGAAGTTCGCCATAAAACAGTTGTTGCTGCAGCTGATATGCAAAAAGCAGTTGAAAGCTATCTTGGTGTATAA